The following are encoded in a window of Helicobacter ganmani genomic DNA:
- a CDS encoding putative sodium/potassium/calcium exchanger — protein sequence MKLYLINKNPIISKLVALSVSKLGVEMEESPEIDLTLGAEIVLIDDECFEQELFNSYKSANPEAKFGLFYAKSTERLEGFNEYIQKPFLPTDLVKTLSKISGITPMDNQQAHQKGESNGLEIDDVESLGNLDDELDLSGFDDLQLDDEESSAESSEGDAQLDFGADDAIEEGIEEAGEEANVPLDFGAEDGDAQLDFGADDSKEESSDLNVLDKGDVEEIKDLLSNEEALPESTDTSSDLGEEMDLGGDSSAGEDLDFSDLQAELDNIEVAEDSKEESLESQGEDFDVQLEGLGGDDIKGNSADFAETSEEGEADLDLDLDFDNETKEAESLENAESDLLADEDLGLPALDEEMGDEKAVETTEEIAQDMGEESADSNASGLDIGELGDLESSSNDVLDSDFGDLDLSTDSGDSLADLPAEASESTEEDLGDLNLESQEQTQEELDLDMGAESEIAAQTNETESENAEDSIAEDLSENLEADLTGDLDLPLEEESKTEPAALESGLDEFDSLSVEGMSEALGEPIAKAPNLTPIVPNASVAEDSTLPSNIQANSLESLIGALQALQSQNLKDLLSGASISINIQFPKKD from the coding sequence ATGAAACTATATCTTATTAATAAGAATCCCATTATTAGCAAACTTGTAGCACTAAGTGTGTCTAAGCTTGGCGTAGAAATGGAAGAATCTCCAGAGATTGATTTAACGCTTGGTGCAGAAATTGTTTTGATAGATGACGAATGTTTTGAACAAGAATTATTTAACTCTTATAAATCAGCAAATCCAGAAGCAAAATTTGGCTTATTTTATGCTAAATCCACAGAACGTTTAGAGGGCTTTAATGAGTATATTCAAAAGCCTTTTTTGCCTACGGACCTTGTAAAAACCTTGAGTAAGATTTCTGGGATTACTCCAATGGATAATCAGCAAGCTCATCAAAAGGGAGAATCTAATGGTTTAGAGATTGACGATGTGGAATCTTTGGGTAATTTAGACGATGAATTAGATCTTTCAGGTTTTGATGATTTGCAATTAGACGATGAGGAGTCAAGCGCAGAATCTAGTGAGGGGGACGCGCAGTTGGATTTCGGTGCAGACGATGCAATAGAAGAGGGTATAGAAGAGGCGGGAGAAGAGGCGAATGTCCCATTAGATTTTGGTGCAGAGGACGGGGACGCGCAGTTGGATTTTGGTGCAGACGATTCTAAAGAAGAATCTTCAGATTTAAATGTTCTAGATAAAGGTGATGTGGAGGAGATTAAAGATTTACTTTCAAATGAGGAGGCTTTACCTGAATCAACAGACACTTCATCGGATTTGGGCGAGGAGATGGATTTGGGTGGCGATTCTAGTGCCGGTGAGGATTTGGACTTTAGTGATTTGCAAGCAGAGCTTGATAATATTGAAGTCGCGGAGGATTCTAAAGAGGAATCTTTGGAATCTCAAGGCGAGGATTTTGATGTGCAGTTAGAAGGCTTAGGTGGCGATGATATTAAGGGCAATAGTGCGGATTTTGCAGAAACAAGCGAAGAAGGAGAAGCAGATTTAGACTTGGATTTGGATTTTGATAACGAAACAAAAGAAGCGGAAAGCCTAGAAAATGCAGAATCGGATTTGTTGGCAGATGAAGATTTAGGGTTGCCTGCACTTGATGAGGAAATGGGCGATGAAAAAGCGGTAGAGACAACAGAGGAAATAGCGCAAGATATGGGCGAGGAAAGTGCGGATTCTAATGCCTCCGGACTGGATATAGGAGAATTGGGGGATTTAGAATCTAGCTCTAATGATGTATTGGATTCCGACTTTGGAGACTTGGATTTATCCACGGATTCAGGAGATTCATTGGCTGATTTACCTGCGGAAGCTTCAGAATCCACAGAAGAGGATTTAGGTGATTTAAATTTAGAATCTCAAGAGCAAACGCAAGAGGAACTAGACCTTGATATGGGGGCAGAATCTGAAATTGCAGCACAAACCAATGAAACGGAATCAGAGAATGCGGAGGATTCCATAGCAGAGGATTTAAGCGAGAATTTGGAAGCGGATTTGACAGGAGATTTAGATTTGCCTTTAGAGGAGGAATCAAAGACAGAGCCTGCCGCGTTAGAAAGCGGCTTAGACGAATTTGATAGCTTAAGCGTAGAGGGAATGAGCGAAGCTTTGGGAGAACCTATTGCAAAAGCCCCAAATCTCACTCCAATTGTGCCAAATGCAAGTGTGGCAGAGGATTCCACATTGCCAAGCAATATTCAAGCAAATTCGCTAGAATCTCTCATTGGCGCATTGCAAGCCTTGCAGTCCCAAAATCTAAAAGATTTGCTAAGCGGTGCGTCTATTAGTATTAATATTCAATTTCCTAAAAAAGACTAA
- a CDS encoding phospholipase D-like domain-containing protein, whose protein sequence is MFKQVLATIGIFISFSWADSLYFMPQEQDKALQALISTIQNSQNTLDVAIYSFTNREISKAIRDIAKKGVKVRIIYDKKSNQNANKSTIGYLAKLKNIETCLLEGKPSYNRKFYGLMHMKMAISDENSLILGSANWSKSAFETNYETLFITQNKDSIAKAKNAFEGMFLECKKY, encoded by the coding sequence ATGTTTAAACAAGTTTTAGCAACGATTGGGATTTTTATCAGCTTTTCTTGGGCGGATTCTCTCTACTTTATGCCTCAAGAACAAGATAAAGCCCTCCAAGCATTGATTTCTACGATTCAAAACTCTCAAAACACACTAGATGTCGCAATTTATAGCTTCACAAATCGCGAAATCAGCAAAGCAATCCGCGACATTGCCAAAAAAGGTGTAAAAGTGCGAATCATTTATGACAAAAAAAGCAATCAAAACGCCAATAAATCCACCATTGGTTATCTCGCAAAGCTCAAAAATATCGAGACTTGCTTGCTAGAAGGAAAACCCTCTTATAATCGCAAATTTTATGGATTAATGCATATGAAAATGGCAATCAGTGATGAAAATTCTCTGATTTTAGGTTCTGCAAATTGGTCTAAGAGTGCTTTTGAGACGAACTACGAAACACTTTTCATCACACAAAATAAAGATTCTATTGCAAAAGCCAAAAATGCTTTTGAGGGAATGTTTTTGGAGTGCAAGAAATATTAG
- a CDS encoding sulfite exporter TauE/SafE family protein — protein MENLDFISLFSIALVGGFGHCIGMCGGIVLAFSGKLANQNASKGRIVGFHFLYNLGRISTYVLLGALVGALGSMFSLNSTLRGLLFLIAGILMILAGLSLFGKLKFLALLEHSVQNSKWYQTRFQKALNLENAWSLYLLGVLNGLLPCGFVYAFLFSAAGSASVVKGVLVMLVFGIATIVPLLLFGLLANTILYKPFVRKLAMNLAAIAIVIFGALMIEKGIKFLQNPAMTHKAHKMQDSNASMPVQDSMHKIESHLPTHWESYKADSEK, from the coding sequence ATGGAAAATTTAGATTTTATTAGCCTTTTTAGTATTGCATTAGTTGGAGGATTTGGGCATTGCATTGGAATGTGTGGCGGAATCGTGCTTGCCTTTAGCGGAAAGTTGGCAAATCAAAATGCGAGCAAAGGGCGCATTGTGGGATTCCACTTTCTTTATAATCTTGGGCGCATTAGCACTTATGTATTGCTTGGCGCACTTGTGGGCGCACTTGGGAGCATGTTTAGTCTCAATAGCACTCTGCGTGGCTTGCTCTTTTTGATTGCAGGTATTTTGATGATTCTTGCGGGGCTTTCACTCTTTGGCAAGCTAAAGTTTCTCGCGCTTTTAGAACATTCAGTCCAAAATTCTAAATGGTATCAAACGCGATTCCAAAAGGCTTTGAATCTTGAAAATGCTTGGAGTCTCTATCTCTTGGGAGTTCTCAATGGTTTGCTTCCCTGTGGTTTTGTTTATGCGTTTCTTTTTAGCGCAGCGGGTTCTGCGAGCGTAGTTAAGGGTGTATTGGTGATGTTGGTGTTTGGAATTGCGACGATTGTGCCTTTGCTACTCTTTGGACTTTTGGCAAACACGATTCTATATAAGCCCTTTGTGCGCAAACTCGCGATGAATCTTGCTGCTATTGCGATTGTTATTTTTGGTGCATTGATGATTGAAAAAGGCATTAAGTTTTTGCAAAACCCTGCAATGACTCACAAAGCGCACAAAATGCAAGACTCTAATGCTTCTATGCCCGTACAAGATTCTATGCACAAGATAGAATCGCATTTGCCCACACATTGGGAATCCTATAAGGCGGATTCTGAAAAATAA
- the cysS gene encoding cysteine--tRNA ligase, which translates to MIRIYDSKLKEKVEFIPINPKEVRMYVCGPTVYDDSHLGHARSAIVFDLWRKLLRERGYKVIFAKNFTDIDDKIINKSLQSGLSVEEITQTYTQKYLDEMKSLGVERADIEPKATQSLKSICAMIQTLLDKGFAYQTSNGDIYLSVDKDVDYGSLSGRIADEESKSRIQNSEQKRDAKDFALWKSYKGVGDVGYDSPFGKGRPGWHIECSAMIQEHLAIEGKYAIDIHGGGADLLFPHHENEVCQTRCAQGQNLAKYWIHNGFVTINGEKMAKSLGNSFFIKDALANYDGEILRFYLLSTHYRAGLNFSEEDLLASKKRLDRIYRLKKRLAQTQIKNPRNVESQNVQNPFSEAFLEALSDDLNISKALSVLEELIANANEMLDNKQKDKIPQIMANLALVARILGVGLKDSFEYFKLGVSEARRVEIEALIAKRAEYKNAKDFANADKIREDLRASGIEIMDTPQGCEWERV; encoded by the coding sequence ATGATTAGAATTTATGATAGTAAATTAAAAGAAAAAGTAGAATTTATACCCATTAATCCAAAAGAAGTGCGTATGTATGTGTGCGGTCCGACGGTGTATGATGATTCGCATTTAGGACACGCAAGAAGTGCGATTGTGTTTGATTTGTGGCGCAAACTCTTGCGTGAGCGAGGCTATAAAGTGATTTTTGCCAAAAATTTTACTGATATTGATGACAAAATCATCAACAAATCTTTGCAAAGTGGTTTGAGTGTGGAGGAAATCACACAGACCTATACGCAAAAATATTTAGACGAAATGAAATCTCTAGGAGTGGAACGTGCCGATATTGAACCTAAAGCGACGCAAAGTCTAAAAAGTATTTGTGCGATGATTCAAACATTACTAGACAAAGGCTTTGCTTATCAAACGTCAAATGGAGATATTTATTTATCTGTGGATAAAGACGTGGATTATGGGAGTTTGAGTGGTAGAATCGCAGATGAGGAATCCAAAAGCAGAATCCAAAATAGTGAGCAAAAGCGCGACGCAAAGGATTTTGCTCTTTGGAAAAGTTACAAAGGTGTAGGCGATGTGGGCTATGATTCTCCTTTTGGTAAGGGGCGTCCGGGTTGGCACATTGAGTGTAGCGCAATGATTCAAGAACATTTGGCGATAGAGGGCAAATATGCAATTGACATTCACGGAGGCGGAGCGGATTTGTTGTTTCCTCACCACGAAAATGAGGTTTGTCAGACGCGTTGTGCGCAGGGACAGAATCTCGCAAAATATTGGATACATAATGGCTTTGTAACGATTAATGGCGAAAAAATGGCAAAGTCGCTTGGGAACAGCTTTTTTATTAAAGATGCTTTGGCAAATTACGATGGAGAGATTCTGCGATTTTATCTTTTAAGCACACATTATCGTGCGGGGTTAAATTTCTCCGAAGAGGATTTACTTGCAAGCAAGAAGCGGCTAGATAGAATCTATCGGCTTAAAAAACGATTGGCACAAACCCAAATCAAAAACCCACGAAATGTAGAATCTCAAAATGTGCAAAATCCCTTTAGTGAAGCATTCTTAGAGGCTTTAAGCGATGATTTGAATATCTCCAAAGCTTTAAGTGTTTTAGAGGAACTTATTGCGAATGCAAACGAAATGTTAGATAACAAACAAAAAGATAAGATTCCACAAATTATGGCAAATCTTGCTTTGGTTGCAAGAATTTTGGGTGTGGGCTTAAAAGATTCTTTTGAATACTTTAAACTCGGTGTGAGTGAAGCAAGACGCGTAGAGATTGAAGCACTCATTGCAAAAAGAGCGGAATACAAAAATGCAAAAGATTTTGCAAATGCAGATAAAATCCGAGAGGATTTGCGCGCAAGTGGAATTGAGATTATGGATACTCCTCAAGGCTGCGAGTGGGAAAGAGTGTAA
- a CDS encoding type III restriction endonuclease subunit R, protein MSYGTSLFDENIVFIGRSDLLDTSENVGKDSKAKRLNYKNFLRDEGWIVLLDEAHKGDSKDSVRKGYIRELAEGKNNKGFIFNFSATFSDSFDLQTCAFNYNLEKFNLQGYGKNIAVLDSDLKAFRDKEKNEEQIVKILESFILFCAIKKHRENIMQKFSKNLKLAYHQPLIIAVADKVNTQDAGIKLYFEAILQILKEDRDIMSLAQNLYEKLSQNQNLYFDKNLSLDEEFLGVIQTMDSKTLRKEMFYASQSSMIEACRIKGNTKEIVFKSKNAKEPFLLLNIGSIREWEKQYLSNLGIESGEDITNGYFQDINHSDSPIQIMMGSKVFSEGWDSNRVNMISFINIGSKNAKKYVLQTIGRGVRIEPFKGVRKRFGQCERLDFNLRERFRNKALGIETLFIMATQTEAIKGILEGLEEFIQSHPLSGFRKSKAFKPLLVPKYRDSTSLQNKPYTISKCDFKELKSYIESFDEDVLLLNESIRAKDLGYQTLCKVKEKIANEGETKAIKIDGDIQTLKAENALSVLERFFHTKSKELDKFEEIKDEICHFEKFSSTLDFSIVEEMNAKIKEIVEAKTMEEREDLESKGVPKEYIETILQAQQNEKRAEVYGYVLDSSLQEHYYNPLVIDERQDGRIVYAIKEKSEVEFLRELQKYVKDKDNALKNYEWCFSKIVENVDSIYIPYFDSQNQAYRKFYPDFIFWLRHKQSKEYKIIFIDPKGLTHEVNARDKAQGFESIFGKNGSSIGGNKTFLYYFNKQNILDSSLKIYTQSTIAEIFYL, encoded by the coding sequence GTGAGTTATGGCACTTCACTCTTTGATGAGAATATCGTTTTTATTGGACGCAGTGATTTGCTAGATACGAGCGAAAATGTCGGCAAGGATTCTAAAGCGAAGCGATTAAACTATAAGAACTTTTTAAGAGACGAGGGTTGGATTGTGCTGCTTGATGAGGCGCATAAGGGCGATAGCAAAGATTCTGTGCGCAAAGGCTATATAAGGGAGCTTGCAGAGGGCAAAAATAATAAGGGCTTTATTTTTAATTTCTCCGCAACCTTTAGTGATAGTTTTGATTTGCAAACTTGTGCGTTTAATTATAATTTAGAAAAGTTTAATCTTCAAGGGTATGGCAAAAATATCGCGGTGTTGGATTCTGATTTAAAAGCCTTTAGGGATAAAGAAAAAAATGAGGAGCAAATCGTAAAAATCTTGGAGAGTTTTATACTCTTTTGCGCAATCAAAAAGCATAGAGAAAACATAATGCAAAAATTTAGCAAGAACTTAAAACTTGCCTATCATCAACCGCTGATTATTGCTGTTGCGGATAAAGTCAATACGCAAGATGCGGGGATAAAGCTTTACTTTGAGGCGATTTTGCAGATTTTAAAAGAGGATAGAGATATTATGTCTTTAGCACAAAATCTCTATGAGAAACTCTCACAAAACCAAAACTTGTATTTTGATAAAAATCTAAGCTTAGATGAGGAATTTTTAGGGGTTATTCAAACAATGGATTCTAAGACTTTAAGGAAAGAAATGTTTTATGCCTCGCAAAGTTCTATGATTGAAGCGTGTAGGATAAAGGGCAATACCAAAGAGATTGTCTTTAAATCCAAAAACGCTAAAGAACCCTTTTTACTTTTAAATATTGGAAGTATTCGAGAATGGGAGAAGCAATATCTAAGTAACTTGGGTATTGAGAGTGGAGAAGATATTACCAATGGATATTTTCAAGATATTAATCATAGCGACTCGCCCATACAAATTATGATGGGAAGCAAAGTCTTTAGTGAGGGCTGGGATAGTAATCGCGTGAATATGATTAGCTTTATTAACATAGGCAGTAAAAATGCCAAAAAATATGTTTTGCAAACCATTGGACGAGGTGTGAGGATTGAGCCTTTTAAGGGAGTGAGAAAAAGGTTTGGGCAATGTGAGAGGCTTGATTTTAATCTGCGGGAAAGATTTCGCAATAAAGCTTTAGGTATTGAGACGCTTTTTATAATGGCAACTCAAACAGAGGCGATAAAAGGGATTTTAGAGGGATTAGAGGAATTTATCCAAAGCCACCCCTTAAGTGGATTTAGAAAAAGCAAAGCCTTTAAGCCCCTGCTTGTGCCAAAATATAGAGATTCCACAAGCTTACAAAATAAGCCTTATACCATCTCAAAGTGTGATTTTAAGGAGTTGAAAAGTTATATAGAATCCTTTGATGAAGATGTGCTACTTTTGAATGAGAGTATAAGAGCAAAAGATTTAGGCTATCAAACATTATGCAAAGTGAAAGAAAAAATAGCAAATGAGGGCGAAACAAAAGCGATTAAAATAGATGGGGATATACAAACACTCAAAGCGGAGAATGCTTTGAGCGTTTTGGAGAGATTCTTTCATACTAAGAGTAAAGAATTGGATAAATTTGAGGAAATCAAAGATGAAATTTGCCATTTTGAAAAGTTTAGCTCCACACTTGATTTTAGTATTGTAGAAGAGATGAATGCAAAAATAAAAGAGATTGTAGAAGCAAAAACTATGGAGGAAAGAGAGGATTTAGAATCTAAGGGAGTGCCAAAAGAATACATAGAGACAATCTTGCAAGCACAACAGAATGAAAAAAGAGCCGAAGTCTATGGATATGTTTTAGATTCTAGTTTGCAAGAGCATTATTATAATCCTTTGGTGATTGATGAGCGACAAGATGGGCGGATTGTGTATGCGATAAAAGAAAAAAGTGAAGTAGAGTTTTTGAGAGAATTACAAAAGTATGTAAAAGATAAAGACAATGCGTTAAAAAACTATGAATGGTGCTTTAGCAAGATTGTAGAAAATGTAGATTCTATTTACATTCCTTATTTTGATTCACAAAATCAAGCGTATAGGAAGTTTTATCCCGATTTTATCTTTTGGCTAAGGCATAAGCAAAGCAAGGAATATAAAATTATTTTTATAGACCCAAAAGGTTTAACACACGAGGTTAATGCAAGGGATAAAGCACAAGGCTTTGAAAGTATTTTTGGTAAAAATGGGAGCAGTATCGGAGGCAATAAAACATTTTTGTATTATTTTAATAAACAAAACATTTTAGATTCTTCTCTAAAAATATACACACAATCAACTATTGCAGAGATATTTTATCTGTAA
- a CDS encoding DEAD/DEAH box helicase family protein produces MSKTKSAQKATLEKKLILKEILAPKIQDFESLFASLEFGSFSHSISLQEYQIAALKSAIAALSLYTQSPDSLYQSYLECGLEGITKEQINTASFWMATGSGKSIVMIKLIALLHDLFGLKTLPAKPIMLLVPNDKILEQFKAHIKEYNTYQSKKLH; encoded by the coding sequence ATGAGTAAAACAAAATCCGCACAAAAAGCAACTTTAGAGAAAAAATTGATTCTTAAAGAAATCCTTGCACCAAAGATTCAGGACTTTGAATCCCTTTTTGCCTCCCTTGAATTTGGTAGCTTTTCTCATAGCATTTCTTTGCAAGAATATCAAATCGCAGCCCTTAAAAGCGCGATTGCTGCTTTAAGCCTCTATACACAAAGCCCTGATTCTCTTTACCAAAGTTACTTAGAGTGTGGATTAGAGGGCATAACAAAAGAGCAAATCAACACAGCAAGTTTTTGGATGGCAACGGGGAGCGGCAAAAGTATCGTGATGATAAAGCTAATTGCCCTTTTGCACGATTTGTTTGGACTGAAAACTTTGCCTGCCAAACCCATAATGTTGCTTGTGCCAAACGATAAGATTTTAGAGCAGTTTAAGGCGCATATCAAAGAATATAACACCTATCAAAGCAAAAAATTACATTAA
- a CDS encoding virulence RhuM family protein encodes MKQDKQTNPIIIYQDSANNPAINIRLENETLWLTQRQIAELFDKDRSVITKHIKNIFEEGELVENSVCAKIAHTANDGKTYETLYYNLDMIISVGYRVNSKRATQFRQWASKILKEYLIKGFVLDDERLKGQKQDYFDELLERLRDIRSSEARMHAQVLKIFSTAIDYDKDSLQVQELFKTIQNKLHYSAHGRTASEIVFQRADSDKINMGLTNFKGTMPTKKESEIAKNYLNQEELEALNRIVTAYFEFAELSALNRETKTMQEHLEKLNEFLKFSGREVLQGAGKISHQKALEKAHKEYNLYKQKTKEEIEIAYEEFNAQTKALRKGKANE; translated from the coding sequence ATGAAACAAGATAAGCAAACAAATCCAATCATTATCTATCAAGATAGTGCAAATAATCCCGCCATTAACATAAGATTAGAAAATGAAACCTTATGGCTTACGCAAAGGCAGATTGCCGAGCTTTTTGATAAAGATAGAAGTGTGATTACTAAGCATATCAAAAATATTTTTGAAGAGGGCGAATTAGTGGAAAATTCAGTATGTGCAAAAATTGCACATACTGCAAATGATGGCAAAACTTATGAGACATTGTATTACAACCTTGATATGATTATCTCTGTGGGCTATCGTGTCAATTCCAAAAGAGCCACGCAGTTTCGCCAATGGGCAAGTAAAATCTTAAAAGAATATCTCATTAAGGGCTTTGTGCTTGATGATGAGCGGTTAAAGGGACAAAAACAAGATTATTTTGATGAGCTTTTAGAGCGACTTAGAGATATTCGCTCTAGTGAAGCAAGAATGCACGCCCAAGTGTTAAAGATTTTTAGCACTGCCATAGATTATGATAAAGATTCTTTGCAAGTCCAAGAGCTTTTTAAAACCATTCAAAACAAACTGCATTATTCCGCACACGGACGGACAGCGAGTGAGATTGTCTTTCAAAGGGCAGATTCTGATAAAATTAATATGGGACTTACAAATTTCAAGGGCACTATGCCAACAAAAAAAGAAAGTGAGATTGCTAAAAATTATTTAAATCAAGAGGAATTAGAGGCATTAAATAGAATTGTTACAGCATATTTTGAATTTGCAGAGCTTAGTGCGCTCAATCGCGAAACAAAAACCATGCAAGAGCATTTAGAAAAACTCAATGAGTTTTTAAAGTTTAGTGGGCGGGAAGTGTTGCAAGGTGCGGGGAAAATCTCTCATCAAAAAGCCCTAGAAAAGGCGCATAAAGAATACAATCTTTACAAACAAAAAACAAAAGAAGAAATAGAAATCGCCTATGAGGAATTTAATGCACAAACAAAAGCCTTGAGAAAAGGAAAAGCAAATGAGTAA